The proteins below are encoded in one region of Paenarthrobacter ilicis:
- the guaB gene encoding IMP dehydrogenase, giving the protein MTEPEHNPFGLIGLTYDDVLLLPGHTDVIPSEADTSSRISRRISVQTPLLSAAMDTVTESRMAIAMARQGGLGVVHRNLSIDDQADHVDRVKRSESGMITNPLTIGPEATLQELDELCSRYRVSGLPVVDVDGRLLGIVTNRDTRFIPESDFPFRSVSDTMTKMPLITGHVGISREEASHKLATNKIEKLPLVDEQGRLKGLITTKDFTKAEQYPLATKDDEGRLRVGAAIGFFGDGWERAMKLVDAGVDALFVDTANGHSQGVLDMIRRLKSDPVAAHVDVIGGQAATREGAQALIDAGADGIKVGVGPGSICTTRVVAGVGVPQITAIYESAKAAIPAGVPLIADGGLQYSGDIGKALVAGADTVMLGSLLAGCEESPGDLIFVNGKQFKSYRGMGSLGAMQSRGKNTSYSKDRYFQADVSGDDKLIPEGIEGRVAYRGPLASVAYQLVGGLRQTMFYTGAPTIPELKARGKFVRITPAGLKESHPHDIQMTVEAPNYNSR; this is encoded by the coding sequence ATGACCGAGCCCGAACACAATCCTTTTGGCCTTATTGGCCTGACGTACGACGACGTCCTGCTGCTCCCCGGACACACGGATGTCATTCCGTCCGAGGCTGACACTTCCTCCCGTATCTCGCGCCGGATCAGCGTCCAGACACCGCTGCTCTCCGCCGCCATGGACACTGTTACCGAGTCCCGCATGGCCATTGCCATGGCCCGCCAGGGTGGCCTCGGCGTTGTCCACCGCAACCTTTCCATCGATGACCAGGCCGATCATGTGGACCGCGTGAAGCGCAGCGAATCCGGCATGATCACCAACCCGTTGACCATCGGGCCTGAAGCAACGCTGCAGGAACTGGACGAGCTGTGCTCCCGCTACCGTGTCTCCGGCCTGCCCGTCGTAGACGTGGACGGCCGGCTGTTGGGCATCGTCACCAACCGCGACACCCGCTTCATTCCGGAGTCCGATTTCCCGTTCCGCAGTGTCAGCGACACCATGACCAAGATGCCCCTGATCACCGGTCACGTGGGCATCAGCCGCGAGGAAGCCTCGCACAAGCTCGCCACCAACAAGATCGAGAAGCTCCCCTTGGTGGATGAGCAGGGCCGGTTGAAGGGCCTGATCACCACCAAGGACTTCACCAAGGCCGAGCAGTACCCGCTGGCCACCAAGGATGACGAAGGCCGCCTCCGCGTGGGTGCCGCCATTGGCTTCTTTGGCGATGGCTGGGAGCGCGCCATGAAGCTCGTTGACGCCGGCGTGGACGCACTGTTCGTGGACACGGCCAACGGCCACTCCCAAGGCGTGCTGGACATGATCCGCCGCCTCAAGTCGGATCCCGTTGCAGCACACGTGGATGTGATTGGTGGACAGGCAGCTACGCGTGAAGGCGCCCAGGCACTGATCGACGCTGGAGCCGATGGCATCAAGGTGGGCGTCGGACCCGGTTCCATCTGCACTACCCGCGTGGTGGCAGGCGTAGGCGTTCCGCAGATCACGGCCATTTACGAGTCCGCCAAGGCAGCTATCCCGGCGGGCGTCCCGCTGATCGCCGACGGCGGCCTCCAGTACTCGGGCGACATCGGAAAGGCCCTGGTGGCCGGCGCCGACACCGTCATGCTGGGCTCGCTCCTGGCCGGTTGCGAGGAATCCCCGGGTGACCTGATTTTCGTCAACGGAAAGCAGTTCAAGAGCTACCGCGGCATGGGTTCGCTGGGAGCCATGCAGTCCCGTGGCAAGAACACCTCCTACTCCAAGGACCGCTACTTCCAGGCGGACGTTTCCGGCGACGACAAGCTCATCCCGGAAGGCATCGAAGGCCGCGTGGCCTACCGTGGGCCGTTGGCTTCGGTGGCGTACCAGCTGGTTGGCGGCCTGCGCCAGACCATGTTCTACACGGGCGCCCCCACCATTCCCGAACTCAAGGCCCGCGGAAAGTTTGTCCGCATCACACCCGCCGGCTTGAAGGAATCGCACCCGCACGACATCCAGATGACGGTTGAAGCCCCCAACTACAACAGCCGTTAG
- a CDS encoding flavin-containing monooxygenase: protein MRINTHGTIPALHIPADAVLDSSHIAWLYQASLITGRMAAAMEAHEVDTVIVGGGQAGLALAYWLAREGRDFVILDANARPGDAWRQRWDSLRLFTPAKYDSLPGVPFPGDRLDFPSKDTMADYLEDYVARFDLPFVGGRRVESIRSEAGMFRTEVLPADGTRQLCWSRNVVVSTGGHRMRRVPEFAGALDPGILQLHSDQYRNPQAIGDGGVLVVGLGNSGAEIAAELCRTHSTSLAGSPHGEMPMKHGRNAARFALPVVRFVGMHILNVNTPVGRKAAPAFRSMGAPLIRTKTKDLKAAGVTLVPRVAGVKGGLPVLQDGSLVNAGTVIWCTGYHEDYSWIELPAFNSQGVPRQTRGVADDVPGLCFLGQEFLFSAASATLPGVTRDARYLARQLAKGADREVSHISSAA, encoded by the coding sequence ATGCGCATTAATACCCATGGCACCATTCCGGCATTGCATATTCCGGCCGATGCGGTCCTGGATTCCTCCCACATAGCGTGGCTGTATCAGGCTTCATTGATCACCGGAAGGATGGCAGCAGCCATGGAAGCACATGAGGTGGACACGGTCATTGTGGGCGGTGGGCAAGCCGGGCTGGCGCTGGCCTACTGGCTGGCGAGGGAGGGGCGGGACTTCGTCATTCTCGACGCAAACGCCAGGCCTGGGGATGCCTGGCGTCAACGGTGGGACTCGCTCAGGCTCTTCACTCCGGCCAAGTACGACTCCTTGCCGGGTGTCCCGTTTCCGGGTGATCGGCTGGATTTCCCTTCCAAGGACACCATGGCCGATTATCTGGAGGATTATGTGGCCCGCTTTGACCTGCCCTTTGTTGGAGGCCGCCGGGTGGAGTCCATCCGTTCAGAGGCGGGGATGTTCCGTACAGAAGTCCTCCCTGCGGACGGCACACGGCAGCTGTGCTGGTCCCGCAACGTGGTGGTTTCCACCGGGGGACACCGGATGCGGCGTGTGCCGGAGTTCGCCGGTGCCTTGGATCCAGGCATTCTCCAACTTCACTCGGATCAGTACAGGAATCCGCAAGCAATAGGCGACGGTGGGGTCTTGGTGGTGGGCCTGGGCAATTCCGGGGCGGAAATTGCGGCGGAGCTCTGTCGCACCCACTCCACGTCCCTGGCGGGCTCACCGCATGGGGAGATGCCCATGAAGCATGGCAGGAATGCGGCCAGGTTCGCGCTGCCGGTGGTGCGCTTTGTGGGCATGCACATCCTCAACGTCAATACTCCGGTGGGAAGGAAGGCGGCGCCGGCGTTCCGGTCCATGGGTGCTCCCCTGATCAGGACCAAGACCAAGGATCTCAAGGCAGCCGGGGTCACTCTTGTCCCTAGGGTGGCAGGCGTCAAGGGCGGCTTGCCGGTGCTCCAGGACGGTTCCCTGGTCAATGCCGGGACGGTCATTTGGTGCACCGGTTATCACGAGGATTATTCGTGGATTGAGCTCCCGGCGTTCAACTCCCAGGGAGTACCGCGCCAAACCAGGGGGGTGGCGGATGATGTTCCAGGGTTGTGCTTCCTTGGCCAGGAGTTCCTGTTTTCAGCAGCCTCGGCCACCCTTCCTGGCGTCACGCGTGATGCCAGGTACCTGGCCCGGCAGCTGGCAAAGGGTGCGGATCGTGAAGTCAGTCACATAAGTTCCGCGGCCTGA
- a CDS encoding response regulator transcription factor translates to MTLPATALDLGRSAFTERRWREALECLRRADLDGGIPPQDLETLASLAMLLGFHKEGTENLGRAHHEYLTIGDTDSAARCAAWLVMFLLDMGEHARGSGWLSKANHGLEGVQGPSTGKGYLLIPAALGTLRGGDPAASHTMFRKALALGLSLGETDLTAMARLGVGTTLVALGKPDEGMRLLDEVMLEVTGGEVSPIPTGIIYCAVLGSCRVAQDVGRAQEWTAALQEWCGERPDMVMFGGQCQAYRAELLILHGAWDQALEVARAGEDRVRKGDPDATFGAWYQEAEVCRLRGRWAEAERAYRVAAGTGFEPEPGLALLRLACGKTAEARSRVERAAAAADPANRRRLLPAVVEISLGAGDVAAARAAVDELVAPLNGSNRPLELAGAAQSEAAVLLAEGNANAALSTARQAWRLWFSLEAPFPAAVARVMAGRACAALGDDDSAAMEYEAAAGEFADLGAAPALAGVLELAAAKSTGKSVLTAREMEVVALIAGGLSNKAIAHQLFLSEKTVARHVSNVLTKLDVPSRAAATSYAFEHGLLH, encoded by the coding sequence ATGACGCTACCGGCAACCGCTCTGGATTTGGGACGCTCGGCCTTCACGGAACGCCGCTGGCGCGAGGCTTTGGAGTGCCTGAGGCGCGCCGACCTTGACGGCGGCATTCCACCCCAGGACCTGGAAACACTGGCCTCCCTGGCGATGCTGCTGGGCTTCCACAAAGAGGGGACAGAAAATCTTGGCAGGGCGCATCACGAGTACCTGACCATTGGCGATACCGACAGCGCTGCCCGCTGCGCTGCATGGTTGGTGATGTTCCTGCTGGATATGGGGGAGCATGCGCGTGGAAGCGGTTGGCTGTCCAAGGCCAATCATGGGCTGGAGGGGGTGCAAGGTCCCAGCACCGGCAAAGGCTACTTGCTGATACCTGCAGCCCTGGGAACCCTGCGTGGCGGTGATCCGGCGGCCAGCCACACGATGTTCCGCAAGGCACTTGCCCTTGGCTTGTCCCTGGGTGAAACGGACCTCACGGCCATGGCCCGGCTGGGAGTGGGCACCACCCTGGTGGCGCTGGGAAAGCCCGATGAAGGGATGCGGCTGCTGGACGAGGTGATGCTTGAAGTGACGGGCGGCGAAGTCTCGCCCATCCCCACGGGGATCATCTATTGCGCCGTGTTGGGCAGTTGCCGCGTGGCCCAGGATGTTGGCCGCGCCCAGGAATGGACGGCTGCACTGCAGGAATGGTGCGGGGAACGCCCGGACATGGTGATGTTCGGCGGACAATGCCAGGCCTACCGGGCCGAACTGCTGATACTCCATGGTGCATGGGACCAGGCGCTGGAGGTGGCCCGCGCTGGTGAAGACCGTGTCCGTAAGGGTGACCCCGATGCTACTTTCGGCGCGTGGTACCAGGAGGCGGAGGTGTGCAGGCTCCGGGGCAGGTGGGCAGAAGCGGAACGGGCCTATCGGGTTGCTGCTGGCACAGGTTTTGAACCCGAGCCCGGATTGGCGCTGCTCAGGTTGGCGTGCGGTAAAACAGCCGAGGCAAGGTCCCGGGTGGAACGCGCTGCGGCAGCAGCCGATCCCGCCAACCGACGGCGGCTGCTTCCCGCCGTCGTGGAGATCAGCCTCGGAGCGGGAGACGTTGCCGCGGCCCGGGCCGCCGTCGACGAGTTGGTGGCTCCCCTCAACGGCAGCAACCGGCCGCTGGAGTTGGCCGGTGCCGCCCAATCGGAGGCCGCTGTCCTCCTGGCCGAAGGCAATGCCAATGCTGCCTTGTCCACGGCCCGCCAGGCATGGCGGCTCTGGTTCAGCCTTGAAGCTCCGTTCCCGGCGGCGGTGGCGCGGGTCATGGCGGGGCGGGCCTGCGCTGCCCTGGGTGATGACGATTCCGCCGCCATGGAATACGAGGCGGCCGCGGGGGAGTTCGCTGACTTGGGCGCAGCACCGGCCCTGGCCGGCGTGCTGGAGCTGGCAGCTGCCAAGAGCACGGGTAAATCCGTGCTGACTGCACGCGAGATGGAGGTGGTGGCGCTGATCGCCGGCGGCCTCTCCAATAAAGCGATAGCCCACCAGTTGTTCCTCAGCGAAAAGACGGTGGCACGCCACGTCAGCAACGTTTTGACCAAACTGGACGTGCCCTCCCGCGCTGCAGCCACCAGTTATGCATTCGAGCACGGACTTCTGCACTGA
- a CDS encoding acyltransferase family protein — translation MRTAPPPAPSGRRALAPVAKSKFRPEIQGLRSLAVLMVVSYHVWIGRVSGGVDVFLLISAFLMTLQFTGRYKQGRPMGLLRHWLHLFRRLLPAVVVVLLATLVATFLVLPPTRWVGVVDQGWAALFYFENWLLQGLAVDYYAADHSLASPLQHFWSLSIQGQIFIIWPVIFATVALLCRRYQLRYRATLTYVFGAIFVLSLAYSVIFTALDQAVAYFDTFARLWEFALGTLLALVLPGLNFSKPIRVLMGWAGVIAMLSCGVVLQVQTAFPGFVALWPTLAAVAVIAAGQTGSRFGVDRILSSKFLVRLGDNSYALYLWHWPILVLALAWTGKDHAGWLSGTVIIALALVLAFLTTKYVEKPFREWKWPEVNRRRSAIAIAACLAVACSPLLGFQVKQDLDLKAAQAQAFNDNPGAHALLPGYVNQVSEGAKTLPTAEQLPQDWANLNGPCQGSAVPEEQILQDKCQQNDVGDDAARNILVLGDSHSQQWLAALAPLAEAEHWKVTSLLLGGCRFMPDNPDAEKECNSFNAAAFKYASEKTPDAVFTVGTAATPSSPDEQLVYGFDQTVTTLNDLGIEVVAVRDNPRYDYNVTECALAKGVDSADCKSDQADVLASQSPFVAVEGAFGSAAFLDMTDLLCDGTTCPSVVGNVFVYLDDNHLSKTYVTTMSEMFGERWFAATGWQE, via the coding sequence ATGCGAACCGCCCCGCCCCCTGCCCCCTCCGGCAGGCGGGCTTTGGCACCCGTCGCAAAGTCCAAGTTCCGCCCGGAAATCCAGGGTCTGCGGTCGCTGGCCGTCCTGATGGTTGTCAGCTACCACGTGTGGATCGGCAGGGTGTCCGGCGGCGTGGACGTGTTCCTTCTGATCTCCGCCTTCCTCATGACGCTGCAGTTCACGGGCCGCTACAAGCAGGGCAGGCCCATGGGCCTCCTGCGCCATTGGCTCCACTTGTTCCGCCGGTTGCTGCCCGCCGTGGTGGTGGTCCTGCTGGCCACCCTCGTGGCCACCTTCCTGGTGCTGCCGCCCACGCGCTGGGTGGGAGTGGTGGACCAGGGGTGGGCGGCCCTTTTCTACTTCGAGAACTGGCTGCTGCAAGGATTGGCTGTGGACTACTACGCTGCAGACCACAGCCTTGCCAGCCCCCTCCAGCACTTCTGGTCGCTTTCCATCCAGGGGCAGATCTTCATCATCTGGCCCGTTATTTTTGCCACCGTGGCGTTGCTCTGCCGCCGTTACCAGCTGAGGTACCGGGCCACCCTGACCTACGTCTTTGGCGCCATTTTCGTTCTGTCACTTGCGTATTCCGTGATCTTCACGGCGCTGGACCAGGCCGTGGCATACTTCGATACCTTTGCCAGGTTGTGGGAATTCGCCTTGGGGACACTGCTGGCGCTGGTCCTGCCCGGCCTGAACTTCTCCAAGCCCATCCGGGTGCTGATGGGGTGGGCCGGCGTGATCGCCATGCTCAGCTGCGGCGTGGTGCTGCAGGTCCAGACTGCTTTCCCCGGTTTCGTTGCCCTCTGGCCCACTTTGGCGGCCGTCGCCGTCATTGCGGCAGGGCAAACGGGCAGCAGGTTCGGCGTGGACCGGATCCTGAGTTCCAAGTTCCTGGTCCGTTTGGGCGACAATTCCTATGCTCTTTACCTGTGGCACTGGCCCATCCTGGTGCTGGCTTTGGCATGGACCGGCAAGGACCATGCAGGATGGCTTTCCGGAACAGTGATCATCGCCCTGGCGCTGGTGCTGGCGTTCCTCACCACCAAATACGTGGAGAAGCCCTTCCGTGAATGGAAATGGCCGGAGGTCAACCGCCGCCGGTCCGCCATTGCCATCGCAGCATGCCTGGCAGTGGCGTGCTCACCCCTCCTGGGTTTCCAGGTGAAACAGGATCTGGACCTCAAAGCTGCCCAGGCCCAGGCTTTCAATGACAACCCTGGAGCACATGCCCTCTTGCCCGGCTATGTGAACCAGGTCAGCGAGGGCGCAAAGACGCTCCCCACCGCTGAACAGCTGCCACAGGACTGGGCCAACCTGAACGGCCCCTGCCAGGGATCAGCTGTCCCCGAGGAGCAAATCCTCCAGGACAAGTGCCAGCAGAACGATGTTGGCGATGACGCCGCCCGGAACATCCTGGTGCTGGGGGATTCGCACTCGCAGCAGTGGTTGGCCGCGTTGGCTCCGCTTGCTGAAGCCGAGCACTGGAAGGTCACCTCGCTGCTTTTGGGCGGATGCCGTTTCATGCCGGACAATCCGGACGCCGAGAAGGAGTGCAACAGCTTCAACGCTGCAGCCTTCAAATACGCCTCGGAAAAGACGCCCGACGCCGTGTTCACCGTGGGGACGGCGGCCACCCCGTCGTCTCCCGACGAGCAACTGGTGTACGGCTTCGATCAGACGGTAACAACCTTGAATGATCTAGGCATCGAAGTGGTGGCCGTGCGGGACAACCCCCGCTACGACTACAACGTCACCGAGTGCGCCTTGGCCAAGGGTGTGGACAGCGCCGACTGCAAGTCCGACCAAGCCGACGTCCTGGCGTCCCAAAGCCCGTTCGTGGCGGTGGAAGGCGCTTTCGGGAGTGCCGCTTTCCTGGACATGACGGATCTCTTGTGTGACGGAACCACCTGCCCCAGCGTGGTGGGCAACGTCTTCGTCTACCTGGACGACAACCACCTGTCCAAAACGTATGTCACCACCATGAGCGAGATGTTTGGGGAAAGGTGGTTTGCCGCGACGGGGTGGCAGGAATGA
- a CDS encoding ABC transporter ATP-binding protein: MSEKSAQPRHPESVRLNPTPPGQTPSRKLALRPYARAVGQVLKVSFQASPAAVIMKVVGSLISATLPLVTTYFAAMTTTALAAGYAGDPNAGPQAILYVVITAALGLLWGAFNSVDRYIQQLMSFKVGAIVGDQMYQRFLALEFWRYDDKETVDLYDRAKRFSDSYARVLDRIAAIFTQLVSVILAIGALVLVSWWIAVIVLVAIVPSVYLQFKLSREQIAHWNTQVDSRRQRRMIEQNLLRPQHIAEMRLYGIVGYLMDLRSRLRDADERRRLDFQKRYIPKQLAADALQYGAEVVSLIWVVGQIIGRAQPVGQFLYVQQIVSRALSTANNLVSSLSSIDEDLANLKDYELFMDLPVPNGRERPLERSPRTVELRDIRFSYTGSDIEVIKGITMTITAGQHIAIVGENGAGKSTLIRILAGLYKPDSGQVLLDGVDLAGIDVTSWHRHLAVLSQEFLKYEFATAAENIYLGDVDAPRDDARVRKAATDAEAMEFINKLPNGLENHVSNWMEDPRGRKGSGLSGGQWQRLAMARNFYRDASFMVMDEPTSAIDALAEHRIFTRLFADRSSTIIAISHRLATIEKADIVYMLEDGRIAEQGTHQELVALGGRYFRMFESQLPADEASRNLPGT, translated from the coding sequence ATGTCTGAAAAGTCCGCGCAACCGCGGCATCCGGAATCGGTCCGGCTGAATCCCACCCCACCGGGCCAAACACCGTCCCGTAAGTTGGCCCTGCGTCCGTACGCACGCGCCGTCGGGCAGGTCTTGAAGGTGAGCTTCCAGGCATCGCCGGCCGCCGTCATCATGAAGGTTGTGGGCTCCCTGATCTCGGCCACGCTGCCGCTGGTCACCACCTACTTCGCCGCGATGACCACCACAGCGTTGGCCGCCGGCTACGCGGGGGACCCCAATGCCGGTCCGCAGGCCATACTGTACGTGGTCATCACCGCGGCACTTGGGCTGTTGTGGGGCGCTTTCAACAGCGTGGACCGCTACATTCAGCAACTCATGAGCTTCAAAGTGGGCGCCATTGTGGGAGATCAGATGTACCAGCGCTTCCTGGCGTTGGAGTTCTGGCGCTACGACGACAAAGAAACGGTGGACCTGTACGACCGCGCCAAGCGGTTCTCCGATTCCTATGCCCGGGTGCTGGACCGCATCGCCGCCATCTTCACCCAACTGGTGTCGGTGATTCTGGCTATCGGCGCCCTGGTGCTGGTCAGTTGGTGGATTGCCGTGATTGTCCTGGTGGCGATTGTGCCCAGCGTCTACCTGCAGTTCAAGCTTTCCCGTGAACAGATTGCGCATTGGAACACCCAGGTGGATTCCCGTCGCCAGCGGCGGATGATTGAACAGAACCTCCTGCGCCCACAGCACATTGCCGAGATGCGCCTCTACGGAATCGTGGGATACCTCATGGACCTGCGGTCGCGGCTCAGGGATGCCGATGAGCGCAGGCGCCTGGACTTCCAAAAGCGCTACATTCCCAAGCAATTGGCTGCCGACGCCCTGCAATACGGCGCGGAAGTGGTCTCACTGATCTGGGTGGTGGGGCAGATCATTGGCAGGGCGCAGCCGGTAGGACAGTTCCTGTACGTCCAGCAAATCGTCAGCCGTGCGCTGTCCACCGCCAACAACCTGGTGTCCTCCCTCAGCTCCATTGACGAGGACCTGGCAAACCTCAAGGACTACGAACTTTTCATGGACCTGCCGGTGCCCAACGGACGTGAAAGACCGCTGGAACGGTCACCGCGCACCGTGGAGCTCCGGGACATCCGCTTCAGCTACACGGGCAGCGACATCGAGGTCATCAAGGGCATCACCATGACCATCACAGCCGGCCAGCACATTGCGATTGTGGGGGAGAACGGCGCGGGAAAGTCCACCCTGATCCGCATCCTCGCAGGGCTGTACAAGCCTGACTCCGGCCAGGTGCTGCTGGATGGCGTGGACCTGGCCGGAATTGACGTCACCAGCTGGCACCGGCATCTTGCAGTCCTGAGCCAGGAGTTCCTCAAGTACGAGTTCGCCACTGCGGCCGAGAACATTTACCTGGGCGATGTTGACGCTCCACGGGACGACGCCAGGGTCCGCAAGGCTGCCACCGATGCCGAGGCCATGGAGTTCATCAACAAACTGCCCAACGGGCTGGAAAACCACGTCAGCAATTGGATGGAAGATCCCCGGGGCCGCAAGGGAAGCGGTCTCTCAGGAGGGCAGTGGCAGAGGCTGGCCATGGCGCGCAACTTCTACCGCGACGCCTCCTTCATGGTGATGGATGAACCTACCTCCGCCATTGACGCACTGGCTGAACACCGGATCTTCACCCGGCTTTTCGCGGACCGCAGCAGCACCATCATTGCCATCAGCCACCGCCTGGCCACCATCGAAAAGGCCGATATCGTCTACATGCTGGAAGACGGCCGGATCGCTGAGCAAGGCACCCACCAAGAACTGGTGGCGTTGGGCGGAAGGTACTTCCGGATGTTCGAATCCCAACTCCCGGCAGACGAGGCCAGCCGTAACCTCCCGGGGACCTAG
- a CDS encoding acyltransferase family protein → MTAQKGAVAPPVKNSPTPERSFRPEVQGLRALAVLMVAAYHIWLGRVSGGVDVFLLVSAFLLTLSFTRKLENRKPLRLLKHWLHVFKRLLPAAVVVLLAVLVGTWAWIPQSRWPDILTEAWASLFYRQNWQLGAFAVDYYAQQHVDASPLQHFWSLSVQGQVFILWPLIFAGVALLQPALARLLPHRRPLGHRALLLMVFAAVFAASLAFSIQETYSNQAYAYFDTRARLWEFALGSLLALSLPYLKPGRKLRVFLGWTGIVAMLACGLLLTVDRSFPGFVALWPTLAAACVIAAGQSGSRWGADRVLSSRPLVKVGGISYALYLWHWPILVFFLLVSGSTTPTLVEGLGIMAGAGLLAWATTRFVEEPLRRWKWPDVRSWRAAVVIAASCALLALPVTAWQGAITAEASAIASQPHELTPGAAVLSPEYVGQPSEEAKIIPAPAAMKDEWANVDEACTGENVPTDPVLEGCLQSEKPEVVTKKIVVLGDSHSQQYMAALGPVAKQHGWEVVTLLKGGCRFGAQSSERADFCNEFNQASSAYVLEHKPDAVFTVASLTHVDAPFETEVPGYLEGIKPFTDLGIDVVGVRDNPRFSFNMPECVQKKGKDSPDCNPPMEESLAASSPLDDYVGKVDRLFLMDMSDFICEQGTCPAVVGNVYVYKDDNHLSKTYVQTMVPMFEQRLLAATGWSDS, encoded by the coding sequence ATGACGGCACAGAAAGGCGCTGTGGCGCCACCAGTGAAGAACAGCCCGACGCCGGAACGCAGCTTCCGCCCGGAGGTCCAGGGCCTGCGCGCCCTGGCTGTGCTGATGGTGGCCGCCTATCACATCTGGCTGGGCAGGGTCTCCGGCGGTGTGGACGTTTTCCTGCTGGTCTCAGCGTTCCTGCTGACGCTGTCCTTCACGCGCAAACTGGAAAACCGCAAGCCCCTGCGCCTGTTGAAGCACTGGCTCCACGTGTTCAAGCGGTTGCTGCCCGCCGCCGTCGTTGTCCTGCTGGCCGTGCTGGTGGGGACGTGGGCCTGGATTCCGCAGAGCCGCTGGCCGGATATTCTCACGGAGGCCTGGGCATCCCTGTTCTACCGCCAGAACTGGCAGCTCGGTGCGTTCGCCGTTGACTACTATGCCCAGCAGCACGTGGACGCCAGCCCCCTTCAACATTTTTGGTCGCTGTCCGTCCAGGGACAGGTGTTCATTCTCTGGCCTCTGATATTTGCCGGCGTGGCCTTGCTGCAGCCGGCGTTGGCCAGGCTCCTCCCGCATCGACGCCCCCTGGGCCACAGGGCCTTGCTCTTGATGGTGTTCGCGGCGGTGTTCGCGGCCTCCCTGGCATTCTCCATCCAGGAGACCTACAGCAACCAGGCGTATGCGTACTTTGATACCCGTGCGCGGCTGTGGGAGTTCGCGCTGGGTTCGCTCCTGGCGTTGTCACTGCCGTACCTGAAACCCGGACGGAAACTCCGCGTTTTCCTCGGCTGGACCGGCATCGTGGCCATGCTTGCCTGCGGCTTGCTTCTTACCGTTGACCGCTCCTTCCCGGGCTTCGTGGCGTTGTGGCCCACCCTCGCCGCGGCGTGTGTCATCGCCGCCGGGCAGAGCGGAAGCCGCTGGGGTGCGGACAGGGTGCTCAGTTCCCGTCCACTGGTGAAGGTGGGAGGCATTTCCTACGCCCTGTACCTGTGGCACTGGCCCATCCTGGTGTTCTTCCTCCTGGTTTCAGGAAGCACCACTCCCACGCTTGTGGAAGGACTGGGCATTATGGCCGGTGCCGGGCTGCTGGCGTGGGCCACCACTAGGTTCGTGGAGGAACCGTTGCGCCGCTGGAAGTGGCCCGACGTACGTTCCTGGCGTGCCGCCGTCGTCATCGCAGCGAGTTGCGCCCTGCTGGCCTTGCCGGTCACGGCGTGGCAGGGTGCCATCACCGCGGAGGCCTCGGCTATTGCTTCCCAACCGCACGAGCTGACGCCGGGTGCGGCCGTGTTGTCGCCGGAGTACGTTGGCCAGCCCTCCGAAGAAGCCAAAATCATCCCGGCGCCGGCTGCCATGAAGGACGAATGGGCCAACGTGGATGAAGCATGTACCGGGGAGAACGTGCCCACCGATCCGGTGCTGGAAGGGTGCCTGCAGAGCGAGAAGCCCGAGGTGGTGACCAAGAAGATCGTGGTTCTTGGCGATTCGCATTCCCAGCAATACATGGCAGCGCTGGGGCCGGTAGCCAAACAGCACGGCTGGGAAGTGGTGACACTCCTCAAGGGCGGCTGCCGGTTTGGCGCGCAATCGAGCGAGCGGGCCGATTTCTGCAACGAGTTCAACCAAGCCAGCTCCGCCTACGTCCTGGAACACAAGCCGGATGCCGTGTTCACCGTGGCCTCGTTGACACATGTGGATGCGCCGTTCGAGACCGAGGTGCCCGGGTACCTGGAAGGCATCAAGCCGTTCACGGATCTTGGCATTGACGTGGTGGGCGTGCGGGACAATCCCCGGTTCAGCTTCAACATGCCGGAGTGCGTCCAGAAGAAGGGCAAGGATTCACCGGACTGCAACCCTCCCATGGAGGAGTCCCTGGCGGCATCCTCGCCGTTGGACGACTACGTCGGCAAGGTGGACCGCTTGTTCCTGATGGACATGAGCGACTTCATATGCGAGCAAGGAACGTGCCCGGCGGTGGTGGGCAACGTGTACGTGTACAAGGACGACAACCACCTCAGCAAGACCTACGTCCAAACCATGGTGCCCATGTTCGAGCAGCGGTTGCTGGCCGCCACCGGATGGTCTGACAGCTGA